CGAGGCGTCCTTCCTGGAGCACGACGAGGAGCGGCGGGCGCGGTACATCGCCGAGGTCGAGGCGTACGAGTTCGCGTAGCGCTCAGGTGGTTCCGGCCCCCGGCGCGGCGGTCGCTGCCACCTGCCGGGGTCCTGCCATGTCGTAGGCGGTCATGTCGTACGCCTTCATGTCGTAGGCCTTCGTTTCGTAAGCGGCCGTGCCGGACGCCGTGCGCTGGACGGGCAGGGCCTCCAGGGGGAACTCGACGACCGGGTGTTCGCGCTGGGCTGCGCGCCTCGGGCGGAGCGCCACGACCGTCATCGGGACGGTGACCAGGAGCAGGCCGAGCGCCAGGATCGTGCCCATCGCGGGGAAACCCGCCCGCGCCGAGAGCAGACTGCCGGCGAGCGGGCCGCACGCCGTGCCCAGCGAGGAGGCCGAGCCGACGAGGACCGCCCACCGGCCGCGCGGATCCAGGGACGCGGCGAGGCCGATGACGTACGACAGCACGACCGGGTAGAGCGTGTTCCAGGCGATCTCGCCCGTCGCGAACGACGCCAGGTCGCTCGATGCCGCGCTGAGCGCGATGCAGCCGGCGATCAACGCCGTGCCCGCGCCGATCGGCCACGCCTGACCGAGCCGCGGGCCCAGCGCACCCGCGCCGATCACCCCCAGCAGCCCCGCGCCGAGCGCCGCCGCGAAGACCGCGCCGACCGTGACCTCGGTGAGCCCCGCCTGGGTGAGACCGATGCGGCCGCTGACGCCCCAGAGGGAGTTCTGGGCGAGGGACCAGAACAGCATGGCGGCGGCGAGGACGAGGCCGGAGCGGGGGTGGGGGAGCGGGGCCGCGGTGCGCGGGCGCTGGGTCGCGGGCGTGCGGGCGGGGAGGTGTCCGGTCGCGGGCAGCACGAGCAGCGCCGTGCAGGCGATCGCGGCGAGGGGCAGGCCGTGGGCCGGGCCCAGGTGGGGGATCGTCAGATACA
This genomic interval from Streptomyces dengpaensis contains the following:
- a CDS encoding MFS transporter, encoding MSARTTTPWPLVALFTAGYLAPYLLPTTVGRLDAGLPLSTTQAGAIGSALLLSSATAGFLLASRVDRFGPQRLARTGLLLAAVGYGTAALSTTVPLVIASAMIGGLGSGTATTVAATGIAAQRDPHRTTTLGLLGVSALAGTLYLTIPHLGPAHGLPLAAIACTALLVLPATGHLPARTPATQRPRTAAPLPHPRSGLVLAAAMLFWSLAQNSLWGVSGRIGLTQAGLTEVTVGAVFAAALGAGLLGVIGAGALGPRLGQAWPIGAGTALIAGCIALSAASSDLASFATGEIAWNTLYPVVLSYVIGLAASLDPRGRWAVLVGSASSLGTACGPLAGSLLSARAGFPAMGTILALGLLLVTVPMTVVALRPRRAAQREHPVVEFPLEALPVQRTASGTAAYETKAYDMKAYDMTAYDMAGPRQVAATAAPGAGTT